In Zingiber officinale cultivar Zhangliang chromosome 11B, Zo_v1.1, whole genome shotgun sequence, a single window of DNA contains:
- the LOC122033597 gene encoding probable voltage-gated potassium channel subunit beta: protein MQYKNLGRSGLKVSQLSYGAWVTFGNQLDVKEAKALLQCCRDHGVNFFDNAEVYANGRAEEIMGQAIRELGWRRSDLVISTKLFWGGSGPNDKGLSSKHLVEGTHASLRRLDMDYVDVLLCHRPDAATPIEETVRAMNRIIDKGWAFYWGTSEWTAQQITEAWAAAQRLDLIGPIVEQPEYNLLTRHKVESEYLPLYDTYGLGLTTWSPLASGVLTGKYSKGNIPSDSRFALDNYKNLASRSLIDDVLAKVKGLKLIADELEVPLSQLAIAWCASNPNVSTVITGATKESQILENLKALEVLPLLTPDVLEKIEAVVQSKPKRQESYR from the exons ATGCAGTACAAGAACTTGGGGCGATCGGGTCTCAAGGTGAGCCAGCTCTCGTATGGAGCGTGGGTCACCTTCGGCAACCAGCTCGACGTAAAGGAGGCCAAGGCCCTGCTCCAGTGCTGCCGCGACCACGGCGTCAATTTCTTCGACAACGCCGAGGTGTACGCCAACGGCCGCGCCGAGGAGATCATGGGCCAGGCCATCCGCGAGCTCGGCTGGCGCCGCTCCGATCTCGTCATCTCCACCAAGCTCTTCTGGGGTGGCTCCGGTCCCAATGACAAGGGCCTCTCGAGCAAGCACCTCGTCGAGGGCACCCACGCCTCCCTTCGCCGCCTCGACATGGACTACGTCGACGTCCTCCTCTGCCACCGCCCTGACGCCGCCACACCCATCGAGGAGACTGTCCGCGCCATGAACCGCATCATCGACAAGGGGTGGGCATTCTACTGGGGAACGTCCGAGTGGACCGCTCAGCAGATCACCGAGGCATGGGCCGCCGCGCAACGACTCGACCTCATCGGCCCCATCGTCGAGCAGCCAGAGTACAACCTTCTCACCCGCCACAAG GTTGAATCAGAATACCTCCCTCTGTACGACACATATGGCCTGGGTCTCACCACATGGAGTCCATTAGCATCAGGAGTGCTGACTGGAAAATATAGTAAAGGAAACATACCTTCTGATAGCCGGTTTGCTCTTGACAATTATAAG AATCTTGCTAGCAGATCACTGATTGATGACGTGCTAGCAAAGGTTAAAGGGTTGAAACTAATTGCTGATGAACTGGAGGTTCCTTTATCTCAACTTGCAATTGCTTGGTGTGCATCAAATCCAAATGTTTCCACAGTAATCACAGGGGCCACCAAAGAGAGTCAG ATATTAGAGAACTTAAAGGCTCTTGAGGTTCTTCCGCTGCTGACACCTGACGTCCTCGAGAAAATAGAAGCAGTTGTTCAAAGCAAACCCAAGCGTCAAGAATCATATCGTTGA